In one Streptomyces sp. NBC_01241 genomic region, the following are encoded:
- a CDS encoding carbohydrate ABC transporter permease, translating to MTTASNTATSTTTETGPVKAERSLGARIAARAGGGVMRVILILVGLFWLMPTVGLLLSSLRSADNIASSGWWKIFTAPSQLTFDNYARLLDNSTITHSLLSTVMITVPATVLVVVIGSLAGYAFAWMDFPGRDWWFLVVVGLLVVPVQVALVPVSKLFGAIGIFETTFGVVIFHTAFGLPFAIFLLRNFFAEIPRELLEAARLDGAGEIRLFTRVVMPLGGPAIASLGIFQFLWVWNDMLVALIFADSGSPPITVALQQQVRQFGNNIDVLAPGAFVSMVIPLAVFFAFQRQFVSGVMAGAVK from the coding sequence ATGACGACAGCGTCGAACACGGCCACGAGCACGACTACCGAAACCGGGCCGGTGAAGGCCGAGCGTTCCCTCGGCGCACGCATCGCGGCTCGCGCCGGCGGCGGGGTGATGCGGGTCATCCTCATCCTGGTGGGCCTGTTCTGGCTGATGCCGACCGTCGGGCTGCTGCTGTCCTCGTTGCGCAGCGCGGACAACATCGCGTCGAGCGGCTGGTGGAAGATCTTCACGGCCCCCTCGCAGCTCACCTTCGACAACTACGCGCGGCTGCTGGACAATTCGACCATCACCCACTCCCTCCTCAGTACGGTCATGATCACCGTCCCGGCGACCGTTCTGGTCGTCGTGATCGGTTCACTGGCCGGATACGCCTTCGCCTGGATGGACTTCCCCGGCCGCGACTGGTGGTTCCTGGTGGTCGTGGGGCTGTTGGTGGTGCCGGTACAGGTCGCTCTCGTCCCCGTCTCCAAGCTCTTCGGTGCGATCGGGATCTTCGAGACGACCTTCGGCGTGGTCATCTTCCACACGGCCTTCGGCCTGCCCTTCGCGATCTTCCTGCTGCGGAACTTCTTCGCGGAGATCCCGCGGGAGCTGCTGGAGGCGGCCCGGCTCGACGGGGCGGGCGAGATCCGGCTCTTCACCCGGGTCGTGATGCCGCTGGGCGGTCCGGCGATCGCCTCGCTCGGGATCTTCCAGTTCCTCTGGGTGTGGAACGACATGCTGGTCGCGCTGATCTTCGCGGACTCCGGCTCGCCGCCGATCACGGTGGCCCTGCAGCAGCAGGTCCGGCAGTTCGGCAACAACATCGACGTGCTGGCGCCCGGCGCCTTCGTGTCGATGGTGATTCCGCTGGCGGTCTTCTTCGCCTTCCAGCGCCAGTTCGTCTCCGGCGTGATGGCGGGCGCGGTGAAGTAG
- a CDS encoding FHA domain-containing protein — MQIRLTVLAPRSGQTPARACDVLVTAPSGTALATVASPLAAAVSGPDGSLGSGAVVLFAGRERLDAQRCALGEPPLVDGAVLSLQVPGEDEAADDAVPAQLHVVAGPDAGGVHLLHGGRVRIGRSADADVPLDDPDVSRLHCAVTVSADGLVSVADLGSTNGTLLDGAAVRDRPVRLQPGALLRLGESTLRLTSGARTPTLSTAPDGEGHLRVSGTAGGFAEEHGSGHGYAPAAAPGSGPAPHEGPGAPDPYGSGDDGPADTRRHSGAGRPAPFPGDETPRRGGIGAWARRLAGNKGEPVHDATPDETGADGPPFPAAAPVTPAGAAAGSVWPDPAAVLLTALGPGPRLWERDVAHPEALVVRLGTTDRAELPAVPVTVGLREAGSLGLAGPRTRLAGLARSTVAQLAALHSPADLEIVLISTDRARGADERRREWAWLGWLPHVRPMHGQDCRLLLAYDREQALARTAELARRLDEGPLGPGWPSLDRDTVAEAAGRYAGPYTVLIVDGDPGSAVLRENTARLAAAGAAAGIHLICLAETPAATPTSPVAATYEAACHASIAFRECGAVAMLSGDVATALRLLRTADGRAAGRGTVATVDAVSAHWAERFGRALAPLRTEGSVTAHGRPVSAALPTTARLLDELGLARATPASLMARWASTADDQPGATVSGAGRWAGGPGGAAGGADAASRGSGRTEYPRGAGPRVGAQRTGGGPGGYAPGSGRTPYYPNGDTATHVGTAGYGLVRDEDRDIHGSGRTPYPGTAAPRVSGGRYGASPGDTPSSRTVPGSGSWGGGDVQGTDSLRSAGPGRTSNRVSGPRGTETPPIAARAAMDPNTATNTGANTGPNAPAPAASAPAEGTAPAASAEGTAPVAVGRPVVVLGAGPRGAVSVDLSAEGPHLLIEGPAGSGRTELLRAVAASLAAAARPDRLGILLVDGAGGERGESLGPCTELPHAFTHLVASDPVRMREFAQALGGELKRRAELLGPYDFTEWHHRHEVAQRMAGRRPPTAAEQRGDVDSALSGTLRLRPAARSTDPGPSPLPRLVVLVDDFDALVAPALGSPGRPAAGSVVRALEAVAREGGRLGVHLVATSARPDRTEDTDLAHGARLRIVLDAPVVPPSPEDPAPGRGRLGHPDGRVTPFQGGRVTGRIPRTATLRPTVVPLEWERMGDPPTRRPVRELGNGPTDLALLASALERAARSVNAEPIAPFGPVHS; from the coding sequence ATGCAGATCCGGCTGACCGTCCTCGCGCCGCGCAGCGGCCAGACCCCGGCGCGCGCCTGCGACGTGCTGGTCACCGCCCCGTCGGGGACCGCGCTCGCCACCGTGGCGTCCCCGCTGGCCGCGGCCGTCTCCGGGCCCGACGGCTCGCTCGGCAGCGGCGCGGTGGTGCTGTTCGCCGGGCGTGAGCGGCTCGACGCGCAGCGGTGCGCGCTGGGTGAGCCCCCGCTGGTCGACGGAGCGGTGCTCTCGCTCCAGGTCCCGGGCGAGGACGAGGCGGCGGACGACGCCGTCCCGGCGCAGCTGCACGTGGTCGCGGGGCCCGACGCGGGCGGGGTCCACCTGCTGCACGGCGGCCGGGTCCGGATCGGCCGCTCCGCCGACGCGGACGTCCCGCTCGACGACCCCGATGTGTCCCGGCTGCACTGCGCGGTGACGGTCTCCGCGGACGGCCTGGTCTCGGTGGCGGACCTGGGCTCCACCAACGGCACCCTGCTCGACGGCGCCGCGGTCCGCGACCGCCCGGTCCGCCTGCAGCCCGGCGCGCTGCTGCGGCTGGGCGAATCGACGCTCCGGCTGACCTCCGGCGCGCGTACGCCGACGCTGTCGACGGCCCCGGACGGCGAGGGTCATCTGCGGGTGTCCGGTACGGCGGGCGGCTTCGCCGAGGAGCACGGCTCCGGCCACGGCTACGCGCCGGCCGCCGCCCCCGGTTCCGGCCCCGCCCCGCACGAAGGACCCGGCGCCCCCGACCCGTACGGCAGTGGCGACGACGGGCCCGCCGACACCCGCCGCCACTCCGGAGCCGGGCGCCCGGCACCCTTTCCGGGCGACGAGACACCCCGGCGCGGCGGGATAGGGGCCTGGGCGCGCAGACTCGCGGGCAACAAGGGCGAGCCGGTCCATGACGCGACACCCGACGAGACGGGCGCCGACGGGCCGCCCTTCCCGGCCGCCGCCCCGGTGACACCCGCGGGGGCCGCCGCGGGGAGCGTCTGGCCCGACCCCGCGGCCGTGCTGCTGACCGCGCTCGGCCCCGGCCCCCGGCTCTGGGAGCGCGACGTCGCACACCCGGAGGCGCTCGTGGTGCGCCTGGGAACGACCGACCGGGCCGAGCTGCCCGCCGTGCCGGTGACCGTGGGGCTGCGGGAGGCCGGCTCCCTCGGGCTCGCCGGACCGCGGACCCGGCTGGCCGGACTCGCCCGCTCGACGGTCGCGCAGCTCGCCGCGCTGCACTCCCCCGCCGATCTGGAGATCGTGCTGATCAGCACGGACCGCGCCCGCGGCGCGGACGAGCGCAGACGCGAGTGGGCCTGGCTCGGCTGGCTGCCGCACGTGCGCCCGATGCACGGCCAGGACTGCCGGCTGCTCCTCGCGTACGACCGTGAGCAGGCCCTCGCCCGTACGGCGGAGCTGGCGCGCCGGCTGGACGAGGGGCCGCTCGGGCCCGGCTGGCCGAGCCTGGACCGGGACACGGTCGCCGAGGCCGCCGGCCGGTACGCGGGCCCGTACACCGTGCTGATCGTCGACGGCGACCCCGGCTCGGCGGTGCTGCGCGAGAACACCGCCCGGCTGGCCGCCGCGGGTGCCGCCGCCGGGATCCATCTGATCTGTCTGGCCGAGACCCCGGCCGCCACCCCCACGTCACCGGTCGCGGCGACGTACGAGGCCGCCTGCCACGCGTCGATCGCGTTCCGGGAGTGCGGGGCGGTGGCGATGCTGAGCGGCGATGTGGCGACGGCCCTGCGGCTGCTGCGCACGGCGGACGGCCGGGCCGCGGGCCGGGGCACGGTCGCGACCGTGGACGCGGTGTCGGCGCACTGGGCCGAGCGGTTCGGCCGGGCGCTGGCCCCGCTGCGCACGGAAGGTTCGGTGACGGCCCACGGCCGTCCGGTGTCGGCCGCGCTCCCGACGACGGCCCGGCTGCTGGACGAGCTGGGCCTGGCGCGTGCCACCCCCGCCTCGCTGATGGCCCGCTGGGCGTCGACGGCCGATGACCAGCCCGGCGCCACCGTCAGCGGTGCGGGCCGCTGGGCGGGCGGGCCGGGGGGCGCCGCCGGCGGTGCGGACGCGGCCTCCCGCGGTTCGGGCCGTACGGAGTACCCGCGCGGTGCGGGCCCCCGCGTGGGCGCCCAGCGCACGGGCGGCGGCCCGGGTGGATACGCCCCGGGCTCAGGTCGCACCCCGTACTACCCCAACGGCGACACCGCCACGCACGTCGGCACGGCGGGCTACGGCCTCGTGCGCGACGAGGACCGCGACATCCATGGCTCCGGGCGCACCCCGTACCCCGGCACCGCCGCGCCCCGCGTCAGTGGCGGGCGCTACGGCGCCTCGCCCGGGGACACCCCGAGTTCCCGCACCGTCCCCGGGTCCGGTTCCTGGGGCGGCGGCGATGTCCAGGGCACCGACAGTCTCCGTTCGGCCGGGCCGGGGCGGACGTCGAACCGGGTGAGCGGGCCGCGTGGCACCGAAACGCCCCCGATCGCGGCGCGAGCCGCCATGGACCCGAACACAGCCACGAACACGGGCGCAAACACCGGCCCGAACGCACCCGCACCCGCCGCGTCCGCCCCCGCCGAAGGCACCGCACCCGCCGCGTCCGCCGAAGGCACCGCCCCCGTGGCCGTCGGCCGGCCCGTCGTGGTGCTCGGGGCCGGGCCCCGGGGCGCGGTCAGTGTGGATCTGTCGGCGGAAGGCCCCCATCTCCTCATCGAGGGTCCGGCCGGCAGCGGACGTACGGAGCTGCTGCGGGCCGTCGCCGCCTCGCTGGCCGCCGCCGCCCGGCCCGACCGCCTGGGCATCCTCCTGGTCGACGGCGCCGGGGGCGAGCGCGGCGAGAGCCTGGGCCCGTGCACCGAGCTCCCGCACGCGTTCACGCACCTCGTGGCCTCCGATCCGGTACGGATGCGGGAGTTCGCGCAGGCGCTGGGCGGCGAGCTGAAGCGGCGCGCCGAGCTGCTCGGCCCGTACGACTTCACCGAGTGGCACCACCGGCACGAGGTGGCGCAGCGGATGGCCGGCCGGCGCCCGCCGACCGCCGCGGAACAGCGCGGTGACGTGGACTCCGCGCTGAGCGGGACGCTCCGCCTGCGCCCCGCCGCGCGGTCCACGGACCCCGGCCCGTCCCCGCTGCCCCGGCTCGTCGTCCTCGTCGACGACTTCGACGCGCTGGTCGCCCCGGCGCTCGGCAGCCCCGGCCGGCCCGCCGCCGGTTCGGTCGTACGGGCCCTGGAGGCCGTGGCCAGGGAGGGCGGCCGGCTCGGCGTCCACCTGGTCGCGACGTCCGCCCGCCCGGACCGTACGGAGGACACGGACCTGGCCCACGGCGCCCGGCTGCGCATCGTGCTCGACGCACCGGTCGTCCCGCCGTCGCCGGAGGATCCGGCGCCCGGACGCGGCAGGCTGGGGCATCCGGACGGGCGGGTGACCCCCTTCCAGGGCGGCCGGGTGACGGGGCGCATTCCGCGTACGGCGACGCTGCGCCCCACCGTCGTCCCGCTGGAGTGGGAGCGGATGGGCGATCCTCCGACCCGGCGCCCGGTCCGCGAACTGGGCAACGGTCCGACGGACCTGGCGCTGCTGGCCAGTGCGCTGGAGCGGGCGGCCCGTTCGGTGAACGCCGAGCCGATAGCCCCGTTCGGACCCGTCCACTCCTGA
- a CDS encoding bifunctional glycosyltransferase/CDP-glycerol:glycerophosphate glycerophosphotransferase has product MPRFSVIVPAYRVQAYLHECLDSVLTQSFEDFELIAVDDCSPDACGAVIDEFAARDPRVRAVHLPENVGLGRARNAGIAQATGDYLIFLDSDDTLAPGALRAVADRIGATGEPDVLVYDYARTYWTGESVRNTFAEHLDETGPATFTLTGRPGLLKVLMVVWNKAYRRAFVEAEGFAFPPGYYEDTPWTYPVLMAARSIAVLDRVCVGYRQRRRGNILATTSRKHFDVFEQYDRVFAFIDARPELAPWRPVIHRRMLDHFCTLFTARGRLPHDSRAEFFRRARAHCARYRTPGAPVPRRARLRHGLIRLGAHRTYRALWTAQSLLGRLRKTGGAVRRVLRAAALQAYYRVQLRLPVQADRAVFAAYWHGGYACNPAAIEAKARELVPGLRTAWICRPEDAQTLPTATRRITPGTYGYWRALARSGYLVNNVNFDRRLVKRRGQVLLQTHHGTPLKTMGLDLQDRPAAARGTDFGQLLANVDKWDFSLSANRHSTLVWEKAYPSASESCATLEYGYPRNDIYQRATAGDVARLRASLGIPEGALALLYAPTHRDYRRGRPSLLDLVPLLRVLGPGSVILHRAHYSYGAAPVLEPHPRIIDVGGHPCVEALALASDALLTDYSSLMFDYANLDRPVVIHCGDREAYEAARGTYFDLRACPPGAIAHNEDELLDIFATGHWCGARAARLRAAFRDRFCPYDDGHAAERVVRRVFLGDTAVRPPAIAPALRQPVPAVGRPAQVPAALPGPAAATVPADRQASADLGLAGPRPADRP; this is encoded by the coding sequence GTGCCCCGGTTCAGTGTCATCGTGCCCGCGTACCGGGTCCAGGCATATCTGCACGAGTGCCTGGACTCGGTGCTCACCCAGTCCTTCGAGGACTTCGAGCTGATCGCGGTCGACGACTGCTCCCCCGATGCCTGCGGCGCCGTCATCGACGAGTTCGCCGCCCGGGATCCCCGGGTGCGGGCCGTGCACCTGCCGGAGAACGTGGGCCTGGGCCGGGCCCGCAACGCCGGGATCGCCCAGGCCACCGGCGACTATCTGATCTTCCTGGACAGCGACGACACCCTCGCCCCCGGCGCCCTGCGGGCCGTCGCCGACCGGATCGGAGCGACCGGGGAACCGGACGTCCTGGTCTACGACTACGCCCGTACGTACTGGACGGGCGAGAGCGTACGCAACACCTTCGCCGAGCACCTCGACGAGACCGGCCCCGCCACCTTCACGCTCACCGGCCGGCCCGGGCTGCTGAAGGTCCTGATGGTCGTCTGGAACAAGGCGTACCGCCGCGCGTTCGTCGAGGCCGAGGGGTTCGCCTTCCCGCCCGGCTACTACGAGGACACCCCGTGGACCTACCCGGTGCTGATGGCCGCCCGCTCGATCGCGGTCCTCGACCGGGTGTGCGTCGGCTACCGGCAGCGGCGCCGGGGCAACATCCTGGCCACCACCAGCCGCAAGCACTTCGACGTCTTCGAACAGTACGACCGGGTCTTCGCGTTCATCGACGCCCGCCCCGAACTCGCGCCGTGGCGGCCGGTGATCCACCGCAGGATGCTCGACCACTTCTGCACGCTGTTCACCGCCCGGGGCCGGCTGCCGCACGACAGCCGCGCGGAGTTCTTCCGCCGGGCCCGCGCCCACTGCGCCCGCTACCGCACGCCCGGCGCCCCCGTCCCGCGCCGCGCCCGGCTGCGCCACGGCCTGATCCGGCTGGGCGCGCACCGCACGTACCGGGCGCTGTGGACCGCGCAGTCGCTGCTCGGCCGGCTGCGGAAGACCGGCGGAGCCGTCCGCCGGGTGCTGCGGGCCGCCGCCCTCCAGGCGTACTACCGCGTCCAGTTGCGGCTGCCCGTCCAGGCGGACCGGGCCGTGTTCGCCGCGTACTGGCACGGCGGGTACGCCTGCAACCCGGCGGCGATCGAGGCGAAGGCCCGCGAACTGGTCCCCGGCCTGCGGACCGCCTGGATCTGCCGCCCCGAGGACGCGCAGACCCTGCCCACCGCAACGCGCCGGATCACCCCCGGGACGTACGGCTACTGGCGGGCGCTGGCCCGCTCCGGGTATCTGGTGAACAACGTCAACTTCGACCGGCGGCTGGTCAAGCGGCGCGGCCAGGTGCTGCTCCAGACCCACCACGGCACCCCGCTCAAGACCATGGGCCTCGATCTCCAGGACCGGCCGGCCGCGGCCCGCGGGACGGACTTCGGGCAGCTGCTCGCCAATGTCGACAAGTGGGACTTCTCCCTCTCCGCGAACCGGCACTCCACCCTCGTCTGGGAGAAGGCCTATCCGTCGGCCTCCGAGAGCTGCGCGACGCTGGAGTACGGGTATCCGCGCAATGACATCTACCAGCGGGCCACCGCCGGCGACGTGGCGCGGCTGCGCGCGTCGCTCGGCATCCCCGAGGGCGCCCTGGCCCTGCTGTACGCGCCCACGCACCGCGACTACCGGCGCGGCCGGCCATCCCTGCTCGACCTGGTACCTCTGCTGCGGGTCCTCGGCCCGGGCTCCGTGATCCTGCACCGCGCGCACTACTCGTACGGCGCCGCGCCGGTCCTCGAACCGCACCCGCGGATCATCGACGTCGGCGGCCACCCCTGTGTCGAGGCGCTCGCGCTCGCCTCGGACGCGCTGCTCACGGACTACTCGTCGCTGATGTTCGACTACGCCAATCTGGACCGGCCCGTCGTCATCCACTGCGGCGACCGCGAGGCGTACGAAGCGGCCCGCGGCACCTACTTCGACCTGCGCGCCTGCCCGCCCGGCGCGATCGCGCACAACGAGGACGAGCTGCTGGACATCTTCGCGACCGGCCACTGGTGCGGCGCCCGCGCCGCCCGGCTGCGCGCGGCGTTCCGGGACCGTTTCTGTCCGTACGACGACGGGCACGCGGCGGAACGAGTGGTGCGCCGGGTCTTCCTGGGCGACACGGCCGTGCGACCGCCCGCGATCGCGCCGGCCCTGCGGCAGCCGGTACCGGCGGTGGGCCGTCCGGCGCAGGTCCCGGCAGCGCTCCCCGGGCCGGCCGCCGCCACGGTCCCCGCGGACCGGCAGGCGTCCGCGGACCTCGGCCTCGCCGGCCCCCGGCCCGCCGACCGCCCCTGA
- a CDS encoding carbohydrate ABC transporter permease yields MTTAAAGGADAVPPADKHPSIPPSVPVPRKSSDGPAGGPGRSRRSVTGTRRVIAALFLAPALVLLGALVVYPIVYSVYRSFFDQAGTGFAGFGNYKALFTDDTIRTAIKNNAIWVVFAPTVSTVLGLIFAVLTERIRWGTAFKLIVFMPMAISMLAAGIIFRLVYDANPERGVANAVWVGVHDTFADSAGYPKAHPLPVHPLKAGGGGSFVTKAPVRAGQPVQLPLVGVAPAKMPSSAKPAKAATAEPGKVTGTAWLDFTKGGGGSPNVIDAKELGLKGIKVEAVKDGKVIASAKAGADGTFTLPASADGAEIRLPASNFREPYNGVEWLGPTLVTPGIIGSYVWMWAGFAMVLIAAGLAGLPRELLEAARVDGANEWQVFRRITVPMLAPVLSVVLVTLMINVLKVFDLVFIISPGSSLADANVLALQLYRSSFGTDADLGIGSAIAVLLLLLVLPVMYVNIRRIRKEGRR; encoded by the coding sequence ATGACGACAGCCGCAGCGGGGGGCGCCGACGCGGTGCCCCCCGCCGACAAGCATCCGTCCATACCGCCGTCCGTACCCGTGCCCAGGAAGTCGTCCGACGGTCCGGCCGGCGGCCCGGGCCGCAGCCGCAGAAGTGTGACCGGTACCCGCCGGGTCATCGCGGCGCTCTTCCTGGCGCCCGCGCTGGTGCTGCTGGGCGCGCTCGTGGTCTATCCGATCGTCTACTCCGTCTACCGGTCGTTCTTCGACCAGGCGGGTACGGGCTTCGCCGGATTCGGCAACTACAAGGCGCTGTTCACGGACGACACCATCCGTACGGCGATCAAGAACAACGCGATCTGGGTCGTGTTCGCGCCGACGGTCTCCACGGTCCTCGGGCTGATCTTCGCCGTGCTGACCGAGCGCATCCGCTGGGGTACGGCGTTCAAGCTGATCGTCTTCATGCCGATGGCGATCTCCATGCTCGCCGCCGGCATCATCTTCCGGCTGGTGTACGACGCGAACCCGGAGCGCGGGGTCGCCAACGCCGTGTGGGTGGGCGTGCACGACACGTTCGCCGATTCGGCGGGCTATCCGAAGGCGCATCCGCTGCCCGTCCACCCGCTCAAGGCGGGCGGCGGCGGTTCGTTCGTCACCAAGGCGCCGGTACGGGCCGGGCAGCCGGTGCAGTTGCCGCTGGTCGGTGTGGCACCGGCGAAGATGCCGTCGAGCGCGAAGCCCGCGAAGGCCGCCACCGCGGAGCCCGGGAAGGTCACCGGCACGGCGTGGCTGGACTTCACCAAGGGCGGCGGCGGCAGCCCCAACGTCATCGACGCCAAGGAGCTGGGGCTCAAAGGCATCAAGGTGGAGGCGGTCAAGGACGGCAAGGTCATCGCCTCGGCAAAGGCCGGCGCGGACGGTACGTTCACCCTGCCCGCTTCGGCCGACGGCGCCGAAATCCGGCTCCCCGCCTCGAACTTCAGGGAGCCGTACAACGGAGTCGAGTGGCTCGGCCCGACCCTCGTGACGCCGGGGATCATCGGCTCCTACGTCTGGATGTGGGCAGGGTTCGCGATGGTGCTGATCGCCGCCGGCCTGGCGGGTCTGCCGCGTGAACTCCTCGAAGCGGCCCGGGTGGACGGCGCGAACGAATGGCAGGTGTTCCGCCGGATCACGGTGCCGATGCTCGCCCCTGTGCTCTCCGTGGTGCTCGTCACGTTGATGATCAACGTCCTCAAAGTCTTCGACCTGGTCTTCATCATCTCGCCGGGGTCCTCGCTGGCCGACGCGAACGTGCTGGCGCTCCAGCTCTACCGCTCCTCGTTCGGCACGGACGCCGACCTCGGGATCGGCAGCGCCATCGCCGTACTCCTGCTGCTGCTGGTACTCCCGGTGATGTACGTCAACATCCGCCGGATCCGGAAGGAGGGGCGCCGATGA
- a CDS encoding ABC transporter substrate-binding protein, giving the protein MRTTLRISRAAMVFTAIGALALTGCSDSGSGKDKSNKSPGNDKGSPASVALPKLDGEKLSVAAVWTGAEQANFVKVLKEFERRTGATVTFVPAQDPIVNFLGTKIAGGQPPDVAMIPQVGAIRQAAEKKWAKPVGAEAQAQLTKNYGKVWQDLGAVDGTQYGVYFKAANKSLIWYNAKAFENAGAAEPKTWKEFLATAEAVSASGVTPVSVGGADGWTLTDWFENIYLSQAGPEKYDQLAQHEIKWTDPSVKDALTTLAQLFGKPSLIAGGADGALQTEFPASVTQTFTGGDQPKAAMVYEGDFVAVTIAQTKAKIGTDAKVFPFPAVGAESPVVTGGDAAVALKDGKGAQALLTWLGSTDAAKIMAEQGGFLSPNKALDAAAYPNEVQRTMAKALIAAGDAVRFDMSDQAPQSFGGTPGKGEWKTLQDFLKNPKDIAGTQAKLESDAAKAYKS; this is encoded by the coding sequence ATGCGCACAACCCTTCGGATCAGCAGGGCCGCCATGGTGTTCACCGCCATCGGAGCACTGGCCCTCACCGGTTGCAGCGACAGCGGCAGCGGAAAAGACAAGTCGAACAAGAGCCCCGGGAACGACAAGGGGAGCCCGGCGAGCGTCGCACTGCCGAAACTGGATGGCGAGAAACTCTCGGTCGCGGCGGTCTGGACCGGAGCCGAGCAGGCCAACTTCGTCAAGGTCCTCAAGGAGTTCGAGCGCCGCACGGGGGCGACGGTCACCTTCGTCCCGGCGCAGGACCCGATCGTCAACTTCCTCGGTACGAAGATCGCGGGAGGGCAGCCGCCGGACGTCGCGATGATCCCGCAGGTCGGCGCGATCCGGCAGGCCGCCGAGAAGAAGTGGGCCAAGCCGGTCGGCGCCGAGGCCCAGGCCCAGCTGACCAAGAACTACGGGAAGGTCTGGCAGGATCTCGGCGCGGTCGACGGCACCCAGTACGGCGTCTACTTCAAGGCCGCCAACAAGTCCCTGATCTGGTACAACGCCAAGGCGTTCGAGAACGCGGGCGCGGCGGAGCCGAAGACCTGGAAGGAGTTCCTGGCGACGGCCGAGGCGGTGTCCGCCTCCGGCGTCACCCCGGTCTCGGTCGGCGGTGCGGACGGCTGGACGCTCACCGACTGGTTCGAGAACATCTATCTCTCCCAGGCCGGCCCGGAGAAGTACGACCAGCTGGCCCAGCACGAGATCAAGTGGACGGACCCGTCCGTCAAGGACGCGCTGACCACGCTCGCGCAGCTCTTCGGCAAGCCGTCGCTCATCGCGGGTGGCGCGGACGGCGCGCTGCAGACGGAGTTCCCGGCCTCGGTCACCCAGACCTTCACCGGCGGTGACCAGCCGAAGGCCGCGATGGTCTACGAGGGCGACTTCGTGGCCGTCACCATCGCGCAGACGAAGGCGAAGATCGGGACGGACGCCAAGGTGTTCCCGTTCCCGGCGGTCGGCGCCGAGTCCCCGGTCGTGACGGGCGGCGACGCGGCGGTGGCCCTGAAGGACGGCAAGGGCGCCCAGGCCCTGCTGACCTGGCTGGGCTCGACCGACGCGGCGAAGATCATGGCCGAACAGGGCGGGTTCCTCTCGCCGAACAAGGCCCTGGACGCCGCCGCGTATCCGAACGAGGTGCAGCGCACGATGGCCAAGGCGCTGATCGCGGCGGGTGACGCCGTCCGGTTCGACATGTCCGACCAGGCCCCGCAGTCGTTCGGCGGGACGCCCGGGAAGGGCGAGTGGAAGACTCTCCAGGACTTCCTGAAGAACCCGAAGGACATCGCGGGGACTCAGGCGAAGCTGGAGTCCGACGCGGCCAAGGCATACAAGAGCTGA